One region of Rattus norvegicus strain BN/NHsdMcwi chromosome 13, GRCr8, whole genome shotgun sequence genomic DNA includes:
- the Gpr39 gene encoding G-protein coupled receptor 39 isoform 2 (isoform 2 is encoded by transcript variant 2) produces the protein MASSSGSSNICSRVIDHSHVPEFEVATWIKITLTLVYLIVFVVGILGNSVTIRVTQVLQKKGYLQKEVTDHMISLACSDILVFLIGMPMEFYSIIWNPLTTPSYALSCKLHTFLFETCSYATLLHVLTLSFERYIAICHPFRYKDVSGPCQVKLLIGFVWVTSALVALPLLFAMGIEYPLANVPTHKGLNCNLSRTRHHDHPGDSNMSICTNLSSRWEVFQSSIFGAFAVYLVVLVSVAFMCWNMMKVLMKSKRGTLAGTGPQLQLRKSESEESRTARRQTIIFLSESGSRGILGPLA, from the coding sequence atggCTTCATCCAGTGGCTCCAGCAACATCTGCTCCCGAGTCATCGATCACAGCCATGTCCCTGAGTTCGAAGTGGCCACTTGGATCAAAATCACCCTCACCTTGGTGTACCTGATCGTCTTCGTGGTAGGCATCTTGGGCAATAGCGTCACCATCCGGGTTACGCAGGTATTGCAGAAAAAGGGCTATTTGCAGAAGGAGGTGACAGATCACATGATCAGTTTGGCTTGTTCAGATATCTTGGTCTTTTTGATTGGCATGCCCATGGAGTTCTACAGCATCATCTGGAACCCCCTGACCACACCCAGCTATGCTCTGTCCTGCAAGCTCCACACGTTCCTCTTTGAGACGTGTAGCTACGCCACATTGCTGCATGTGCTGACCCTCAGCTTTGAGCGCTACATTGCCATTTGTCATCCCTTCAGATATAAGGACGTGTCTGGACCTTGCCAGGTGAAACTGCTGATCGGCTTTGTATGGGTCACCTCCGCTCTGGTGGCACTGCCCTTGCTCTTTGCCATGGGTATTGAGTACCCTCTGGCGAACGTCCCCACTCACAAGGGACTCAACTGTAACCTCTCTCGTACCCGCCACCACGATCATCCTGGAGACTCCAATATGTCCATCTGCACGAACCTCTCCAGCCGTTGGGAGGTCTTCCAGTCCAGCATCTTTGGGGCCTTCGCTGTTTACCTGGTGGTCCTGGTGTCTGTGGCTTTCATGTGTTGGAACATGATGAAAGTGCTAATGAAGAGCAAGCGGGGTACTCTGGCAGGGACCGGACCACAGCTGCAGCTGCGGAAGTCAGAGAGTGAGGAGAGCCGGACAGCGAGAAGACAGACCATCATATTCCTGAGTGAGTCTGGGTCGCGGGGAATTTTGGGCCCTTTGGCCTGA